The DNA region TGGCGCAAGCATTGCTTCTACCCCACATCCTCCcagtaaataacaataaacaaatcatAAACCCCATTTAGGTgcctttgtaatattttaatgctggcaaataaaatatttagttagctTTTGTAAACAATACTAAAGTTTTATCTTTGTAAATAGATGTATTTCATTAAAGTTGCAAAAAATTGTGTTCACGCATTGTGCCTGCAACAAATTGAGATCGGTACAAATTGTACTCATTAAGAATTGTGCCCACTACGAATTGAGACTAGACACATATAACAAGTGGAgattatatacttaaaaataaaatttatagaaaataggTTTATCGTTGATTCCTTTCAACCCTCAAACTTATCTAACTAATAACATTTGAATCCTCCAGCTTCTAGATCTTGGAAAACCGAGTTTTACCTTAAATGGATAGATTTAGTtgatataaaagattttttaagaatgtaatagttttaaaatagatttcatgACTTTCAGCGATAATCTAAAGGAACGTTaataaattgtacaaaatattaaagcagATAGTTAATCAGTTTTCCTAAATCTaactaatgaatataaaataaatcacaaactgaaaagatatttgaataaattataatttgatgttATTGTCTATCAGAAGTTGGGAGAGTTTATGTTTTTGTGAAAACCATCATCAAACCggaatggtaaaataattttttttttaaaacagtataagtaataattaaaactgaacTGAGAAAAAATTAGGAAGGCAAATTAGAATGACAACTCACaagaaatattcagaaaaaaaaactccaaaagAAAAACCTAAGTGAAAAAACAGGAGGTTAACCTCTTCAGAGAATAGTATGCAGTAGACTTAGCATACTTGACTATAAATTGAAATCTGCAACATAATTTATAGCAGACTTCAATgtggttcaaaataaaaacccaggcattttacaaaaaaaaaaaatccagaataTCAGGACGAATGCTAAAAATGAagacataatatttttgatcaagACAACTATGAGCCCTTTCATGTAACCTGAATGgtaaactcttaaaaaatttgttgaattttctagaagaaaatatttatttcattgcactctattttttttccaacataaTTTAAGCTTTTAGACTACTATgtacagaaaatatatatattgcaaatcaaaatatgttaataGGCATATTAAggattaacaaatttaaacaaacaatattaacaaaatatctttttttgcaaatgttataaatttgtgCGTGCTAATATAATATTGCATGCATAAGAATATAGGCATAGTAGTGAAAGTTTTATTGCttagatttcaataaaaatttacatttttagaaatttataggttttaaGTTAACCTACTCCATGTCTCAGAGCTTACttgataaagtattttttatagtatgagtagatagttcttttttataattataaccaCATATATTctcattaattgtttaatgagaGTAGGTAAATTACTTTGGTTGgttctaataattaattataactaatttagcaacgattcaaaaagaaaaaatttttacttcgtAATTCATGaatcaaaagaataatttcagtacagtttaaataatatgcttacattgcaaacaaaaattttagattagtaTTTCCATTTATCATACCTCTGTTTAAATCGCACCATATGAACCTGTTCTgaggcaataaaaattttcactttgcTGTTCATCTTTATCAAGTTTATCTAtagagtgaaaagaaaaaaacaattttctaccCTCTTAAATGCTCCTAgtacaaaacttattaaaattaattaggtcAATGGaatttatacagaaaatattccatattagtaattgaattttcaaaacaaaagagatttgaataagaggggtaattgtgagcccaactcaaaaatcctgaaaatttcgtgagtaaaatcattaatgactcatttcaaaaaattagtgtttttataaatgtaaatcattgatattttcaaaacatggaattctaaataaattatatgcagaatttaaatgaataattatgtataagtttacttttatctctaatcacatttattattctaccagatatatacaatatttccaaatgaaagagatgcaaAGTAttaattctagttctaatatttttaaataaaatatacaagaatttttatttataaatgcgaTCTATGATTTCTTGAAGCTTCTGGACCTTTGATTTCCGGGCgcggttagcgaaaaatctGGAACTCCGGATTTTTTccagagcacaatcatctctggaATAACAAAATGCGGCCTGTTTGCTTAAAAACTCATGAAAATAGAATTAATGGAAGTAGATTTTCATTGAAAGATCAGACAGTTGGTAGAAATACTATATTTCAATGACTAACATCTGCTTAATATGAAAAATCGAAATATactattgaaacaaaatacacAGGAGATAGAATGTTATCAAGAAAATCTAATGAGCAAACAGTATATtccaaaaagataaatatatgttCACATTATTCAGCCCATTTAGAGGGAAAAGTTCattattaaaaacctttaaattgcaataaacatttaaaataaattaaacaatttttcatactttgagAGTTTCTCAAACCACCTAAacagttgtaaaataataaaaatatagccaAAAAACTTTCCTTCAtagtgaaatattaattttgactaATTATGTCATTTACAATATAGTAAAACAgctaaatgaaaacttatagaaaagtcattttaaaaatattaaaaaaaattcaaattttcttgtaTCAGATTTTTATGCTTCCATTGTAAGTTGGTGCAGTGGATctctaatgatttaaaaatatatttatctttatcacagaataattagtttaagaaaatatattagttttgtaCTAAATGAGATAAAGTATCAACATATCAAATGTGTTtcttgaaatttacttttttttaaaaaaaattttgtttctcttcccttttatatatatatttgaatgcatattttatttgtgcatcaataagtaataaatattgtaactGAATCAATGCAATGATGTAAGATTTTAAAGCAGTGCAATGGAcagatttttaacttattgtaTTGTATGGCAGTGAATGTCggctattaaattttaactttctatcTAAATCTGAAGAAAATACAACTAACTTAATACAGCTTGTGTTATCAAATCGTATTGTATGAGATggcttggatttttttttttttttagttgtacaaaTTCTAACCCTTAAAAGAGGTGACCTTTGCAGGCGTAGGGAATACTGGGAAACGTAAAGACTTATATAGAACCAGAGCTCAACGCATCAAAAACCAATCATTCGGTCACCATAGTACCAAATCGGATTCATTGGAAGAAGCTTTTACAATTGCACTACAGTCTACTGATAAAGCCTAGGCTTACAGAATACTGTAGTGCAATTGAAGAAGATGAATCTTTAGATGATTATGCTATTCTTATTAAGTTCTTAGGCAggtctaaaatatatttgatgaaatcataaaaatatacatgaagATGTAGCAATAAATCCTCTCTCGCATATTCTTCAATAGAATTACACTTTAGGCTGATTCTGCTCAAGTGAAAAGccttcaagaatttttttttttttttatatatataaagtgaGCCTAAATGCTTACTAAATTggttattacaataaaaaaaggtttgaaCTCTAAAATGTTGACTTCTAAATTcaggcaaaattaaaattgtatgtgtttagaattaaattagaagcacatgttttctttccttcattaatattctaaattgaaaataaaagttactaaTTCCTTTATattgataatgataaataatattccttattattaatgtaattagttcactttaaaaatttagaacataAGTGGTTTTCAAACTCAATTTTACAAGGATgccataaaataatatagataaatttctgttttaaatccttatttttatgttttgttcgAAATTGATAAATAAGGTGCTTTCAGCCAGACATAATTCCAATGAGTGCCTAAATGCATGATTCTAAAACAGTTTGAAACTAACTGCCATAACTCTTCAACTGTAAAACtactactaaaaatataaactgtttgtaaatattttaatcgaacactgttttgcaattaaaaactatagtattaaactaatttaataccCAAGAAAACAAACTGAGTTCAGAATAGagagttgaataaaaattatctagctATTTGATGGGCAccagaatttaaatataactttgacTGGAATTAAATGTTTAGTAACTAATGGGGATTTATTGTGGAAAAATAAACTACaatattggcaatttttaaacaataaaaataatttatgtacatAGTGGAAAATTCTATAATGATAACAAGTAATTTCTTATATCATTCCCAGTTTCCCAAGATATAACAAATGCTTTAACATCCCGAGCAGGCATTTTCTCCAGTGCTCTTAACAGTCTGTGGCCAGCTCtagcaaaaatataatcattcattCCCAGTCTAACAGCTGGACATACATCGTTTCGACCATCTCCAATGTACAATGTTCTAGTAAAATGTGTACCTTCTTCTAATCTTTTAGCATTATAATTGACTAGAATTTCACCTTTACAAAGGTTAGGAGGGCATCTTTTACAAGAGCTCTTATGAAACTCTTGAATTTGAAGACAGCCTTCTTCATCGAATTCAGCTGGGTTGGTGAATATTGCAGATATTATTCGATCCAATTGatagtgctttaaaaattcttggaTAAAAAAGGAGTTAGCATCAGAGACGATGATTAATTCACAATCCCCACTTTCGTGCATTTGATACAAAAGATCTTTCATACCGGTCATAGGTTGCAAACTTGAAATGCAGCGAACATAATCTTCTTTTGTAACATTATTCTTGaagagaaatttaaacatttcacgCATATAAGCTGTCCAACCATTTGATACTTTGGACATAGCTTCAATTTCTTCAGGGATGGTTATTCCATTTgctaaagattttatttctacatCTGTATTGGCATCAACTAAAGTATGATCGAAATCCACGCATACCAAGACTTTATCCATCTGCAATATGAAAAggatttttaatgttatgaacagtttatttctcaaaagtaaaataaaaattacaacaataaaataagtgaTTATTGCCCTAAACAACAATCAAAATtgaagcatttaataaaaaaagaaaagaaaa from Parasteatoda tepidariorum isolate YZ-2023 chromosome 2, CAS_Ptep_4.0, whole genome shotgun sequence includes:
- the LOC107448827 gene encoding pyridoxal phosphate phosphatase PHOSPHO2, with the translated sequence MDKVLVCVDFDHTLVDANTDVEIKSLANGITIPEEIEAMSKVSNGWTAYMREMFKFLFKNNVTKEDYVRCISSLQPMTGMKDLLYQMHESGDCELIIVSDANSFFIQEFLKHYQLDRIISAIFTNPAEFDEEGCLQIQEFHKSSCKRCPPNLCKGEILVNYNAKRLEEGTHFTRTLYIGDGRNDVCPAVRLGMNDYIFARAGHRLLRALEKMPARDVKAFVISWETGNDIRNYLLSL